The Acetivibrio saccincola genome window below encodes:
- a CDS encoding ATP-binding cassette domain-containing protein codes for MKIEVQNLTKYYGKKLALNKLTAVFEPGIYALLGPNGSGKSTFMNILVDNLKRTEGTILCDGTEILSLGKHYRKRIGFLPQKAGFYPNFTGRDFLYYICALKGIKKDKEKMVSQLSEKVNLNDVIDNKISTYSGGMKQRLGIAQAFIGEPELIVLDEPTVGLDPKERMHFKNMLMDAGKNSIVILSTHIVSDVDEIGKTVLLLKNGQLIKNDLQENITKELEGAVWKIEDKYLDYVNKKQIIKTITEKEKTYCIVYDKKQPIKEAVSQTPSLDDVYFYYFGEGNQ; via the coding sequence ATGAAAATAGAGGTACAGAATTTAACAAAATATTATGGGAAGAAATTGGCATTAAATAAATTAACAGCGGTATTTGAGCCGGGTATTTATGCTCTTCTCGGACCGAACGGGTCAGGTAAATCAACCTTTATGAACATTTTAGTGGATAATTTAAAAAGAACGGAAGGTACTATTTTATGTGATGGTACGGAAATTTTATCTTTAGGAAAACACTATAGAAAGAGAATAGGATTTCTTCCTCAAAAAGCAGGGTTTTATCCTAATTTTACAGGAAGGGATTTTTTATATTATATATGTGCATTAAAAGGCATTAAAAAGGACAAAGAAAAAATGGTCAGCCAGCTTTCAGAGAAGGTGAATTTAAATGATGTAATAGACAATAAAATCAGTACATATTCAGGGGGAATGAAGCAGCGGCTGGGGATTGCACAGGCATTTATTGGTGAACCGGAATTAATTGTACTGGATGAACCGACAGTTGGCCTTGATCCAAAGGAACGAATGCATTTTAAAAACATGTTGATGGATGCAGGAAAAAACAGCATAGTAATTTTATCCACTCATATTGTTTCAGACGTGGATGAGATTGGGAAAACAGTACTGCTGCTAAAGAATGGCCAATTAATAAAGAATGATTTACAGGAAAATATTACAAAGGAATTGGAAGGTGCTGTTTGGAAGATAGAAGATAAGTACCTGGATTATGTAAATAAAAAGCAAATAATAAAGACAATAACCGAAAAAGAAAAAACTTACTGTATAGTATATGACAAGAAACAACCAATAAAAGAAGCCGTCAGTCAAACTCCGTCCTTGGACGATGTTTATTTCTACTATTTTGGGGAGGGGAACCAATGA
- a CDS encoding DUF5050 domain-containing protein, with product MTKKCIIMIWSMIFSVYFCGCLINVNDDAVLSVDSRNIKFQKSDYGNQIGNNSSVSMSQLPSANGCIVRMFKGNYVIDYDSLEINYLCGRLGCSHSGPPCISRYSIYNLQSYENMILCKNADLSYTTIYSIENNVMKPYINLEKDFEYFIRYKDYLIVVSTNNMLRVDLKTKEVLEINQKPGLVGNINCYNDKIYFCEQDFYLYEMELNGSNKRLLAKQAVKPQAVDSALYYLQIKEDNCNLMRINLETGESELILDNVSGSYNVSGRDIFYITEDRDGIPSLYKYNLDTSEITLLKKDHHRLNLYVCDNSEWIFEVVETDETGTGISNPYINAIKKDGTEIVKIEP from the coding sequence ATGACAAAAAAATGTATAATAATGATTTGGAGTATGATTTTTTCTGTTTATTTTTGTGGGTGCTTAATTAATGTTAATGATGATGCTGTATTGAGTGTAGATAGTAGAAATATAAAATTTCAAAAGAGCGACTATGGAAATCAAATTGGAAACAATTCTTCCGTTTCGATGTCCCAGTTGCCGTCTGCAAATGGGTGTATAGTGAGAATGTTTAAAGGAAACTATGTTATAGATTACGACAGTTTAGAAATAAATTATTTATGCGGCAGGTTAGGATGCAGTCACAGTGGACCACCCTGTATCTCCCGTTATTCGATATATAACCTTCAATCTTATGAAAATATGATATTGTGTAAAAATGCCGATTTGTCCTATACCACCATATATAGTATAGAAAATAATGTAATGAAACCGTACATAAACTTGGAGAAAGATTTTGAGTATTTTATAAGGTATAAGGATTACCTTATTGTTGTTAGTACTAATAATATGCTGCGGGTGGACTTAAAAACAAAAGAAGTATTGGAAATTAATCAAAAACCCGGATTAGTTGGCAATATTAACTGCTATAATGATAAAATTTATTTTTGTGAACAGGATTTTTATTTATACGAAATGGAACTTAATGGCAGCAATAAGAGGCTTTTAGCAAAGCAGGCTGTAAAACCGCAGGCTGTAGATTCAGCATTATATTATCTGCAGATAAAAGAAGATAACTGTAATTTAATGCGTATAAATCTTGAAACGGGGGAATCTGAATTGATTTTAGATAATGTAAGTGGGAGTTACAACGTAAGCGGTAGGGATATTTTTTATATAACTGAAGATAGAGATGGCATTCCCAGTCTGTATAAATATAATTTAGACACATCAGAAATAACTTTATTGAAGAAAGATCACCATCGATTAAATCTTTATGTATGTGATAATTCAGAATGGATTTTTGAAGTGGTTGAAACGGATGAAACCGGGACCGGAATAAGTAATCCATATATAAATGCAATTAAAAAAGACGGAACTGAAATTGTAAAAATAGAACCTTGA
- a CDS encoding TrpB-like pyridoxal phosphate-dependent enzyme — MSKKDVRKVFLSEEDIPKRWYNVLADMPNKPEPYFSSRTNEVATPDELQAIFPMELIKQETSEERWIDIPDEVREMYKQWRPSPLYRAVGLEKLLDTPARIYYKYEGVNATGSHKLNTAIPQAYYNKKAGIKKLTTETGAGQWGSALSLACNHFGLECEVYMVKVSYGQKPYRRSFMKAFGANVIPSPSNLTECGRSILEKDPDSTGSLGIAISEAVEVAATNDDTNYALGSVLNHVCLHQTIIGLEAKKQLEVLDEYPDIVVACCGGGSNFAGIGFPFVKDKLDGTNIRLIAVEPTACPTLTKGVFAYDYGDTAKVGPIAKMYTLGHDFVPAGIHAGGLRYHGASPIVSQLYHDGIIEAQAVPQREVFDAALKFAKTEGIIPAPESAHAIRGAIIEALKCKESGESKVILFNLSGHGYFDMAAYDNYLNEKLVDIEYSDDLIKESMKNLPDIKK; from the coding sequence ATGAGTAAAAAAGATGTGAGAAAAGTATTTTTAAGCGAGGAAGACATTCCTAAGAGATGGTACAATGTATTAGCAGACATGCCTAACAAACCGGAACCGTATTTCAGTTCAAGGACAAATGAAGTTGCTACTCCGGATGAGCTTCAAGCAATTTTCCCCATGGAATTAATTAAACAGGAAACTTCCGAAGAGAGATGGATAGACATTCCTGACGAAGTAAGGGAGATGTATAAGCAGTGGAGGCCAAGTCCTCTCTATAGGGCTGTGGGTTTAGAAAAACTTCTTGATACACCGGCCAGAATTTATTATAAATATGAAGGGGTAAATGCTACCGGAAGTCATAAGCTTAATACTGCCATACCACAAGCATATTACAATAAGAAGGCCGGCATAAAAAAGCTTACGACTGAAACCGGTGCCGGTCAGTGGGGAAGTGCATTAAGCCTTGCATGTAATCATTTTGGCTTGGAATGTGAAGTATATATGGTTAAAGTCAGCTATGGGCAAAAGCCATATAGACGTTCATTTATGAAGGCATTTGGTGCTAATGTAATACCCAGTCCAAGTAATTTAACTGAGTGTGGAAGGTCTATATTAGAAAAGGATCCGGATTCTACAGGTAGTTTAGGTATAGCAATAAGTGAAGCTGTTGAAGTTGCAGCCACAAATGATGATACCAATTATGCACTAGGCAGTGTTTTAAATCATGTATGTTTGCATCAGACAATTATTGGGCTTGAGGCTAAAAAGCAGCTTGAGGTGCTGGATGAATATCCGGATATTGTTGTTGCTTGCTGTGGTGGAGGAAGCAATTTTGCAGGAATTGGTTTTCCATTTGTAAAGGACAAGTTAGACGGAACCAATATTAGATTAATTGCTGTAGAGCCTACAGCTTGCCCTACACTTACAAAAGGTGTTTTTGCATATGATTATGGGGATACTGCAAAGGTTGGTCCAATTGCAAAGATGTATACATTAGGACATGATTTTGTTCCGGCGGGTATTCATGCAGGAGGACTTAGATATCATGGAGCGTCACCAATTGTAAGCCAGCTTTATCATGATGGAATTATTGAAGCACAAGCTGTTCCACAAAGAGAAGTTTTTGATGCAGCACTTAAATTTGCAAAGACAGAGGGTATAATACCTGCTCCTGAGTCTGCCCATGCCATAAGAGGTGCTATTATTGAGGCGTTAAAGTGTAAGGAGTCAGGTGAGTCAAAAGTTATTCTGTTTAATTTAAGCGGACATGGATATTTTGATATGGCTGCATACGACAATTATTTAAATGAGAAGCTTGTAGATATTGAGTATTCAGATGATTTGATAAAGGAAAGCATGAAGAATCTGCCTGATATTAAAAAGTAA
- a CDS encoding putative ABC transporter permease → MLKRFIIYGVIGWSIEIVWTGLHSLIFGDIVMQAYTNLWMFFIYGCAIFLEPLHDIMKEWRWVFRGVLWVVIIWGIEYTSGTILLNLLGRYPWYYSGKFAIDNLVRIDYAPAWFVAGLFFERVHKTLDIYNIA, encoded by the coding sequence ATGTTAAAAAGATTTATAATTTATGGCGTAATTGGATGGAGTATAGAAATAGTATGGACCGGTTTGCACTCCCTGATTTTTGGGGACATAGTAATGCAAGCCTACACAAATTTATGGATGTTCTTTATATACGGTTGTGCAATCTTTCTAGAACCCTTACATGATATTATGAAAGAGTGGAGGTGGGTATTCAGAGGAGTTTTATGGGTTGTTATAATCTGGGGGATAGAATATACCAGCGGGACAATACTACTTAACCTTTTAGGACGTTATCCCTGGTACTACTCAGGTAAATTTGCCATTGATAATCTGGTAAGGATAGATTATGCACCGGCATGGTTTGTGGCAGGATTGTTTTTTGAGCGAGTTCACAAAACTTTAGACATATATAATATTGCCTGA
- a CDS encoding DUF3267 domain-containing protein, which translates to MTKIGEFKLNKTNSLVINLISLLVFVLATSAFLKLYNLNFLNYILNINFLLLIFCLFVIIIILHEFIHGIAYKFFGAKLKFGFKHLNIYTADTSGNVYGTKEMFVIMFSPLLFLSVLFIILSYFFKKTYFYFAFCTIFNMACSIGDIILFIYMLSKGGDCKIKDTNHGFLMYKKS; encoded by the coding sequence TTGACTAAAATTGGAGAATTTAAATTAAATAAAACAAATTCACTTGTTATAAATTTAATATCTTTATTGGTTTTTGTGTTGGCAACATCTGCATTTTTAAAATTATATAATCTAAATTTTTTAAATTATATTTTAAATATCAATTTCTTACTTTTAATTTTCTGTCTTTTTGTAATTATAATTATATTACATGAATTCATACATGGTATTGCATATAAATTTTTTGGGGCTAAGCTTAAATTTGGATTTAAGCATCTTAATATATACACTGCAGATACCTCCGGTAATGTATACGGAACTAAAGAAATGTTTGTAATAATGTTTTCACCATTATTATTTTTATCAGTTTTATTTATAATTTTATCTTATTTTTTTAAAAAAACTTATTTTTATTTTGCATTTTGTACGATATTTAATATGGCATGTTCCATAGGTGACATAATCCTCTTTATTTATATGCTTTCAAAAGGTGGTGATTGCAAAATAAAAGACACAAATCACGGCTTTTTAATGTACAAAAAAAGTTAA
- the glgP gene encoding alpha-glucan family phosphorylase — MYLFGKITVTAVIPEELSKLKDIAYNLWWSWNSDAIDLYREIDLALWEKLGKNPVRFLKEVSQKKLEAKVNDPDFMSRYRKVVEKYEAYMNETDTWFSRNFPDKKDHMVAYFSAEYGLNEVLPVYSGGLGVLSGDHCKSASDLGIPFTAIGLFYKQGYFHQHINADGWQETIFTDLNTSNLPIRPVLDQNGNKVTIEVELPGRIVFAKVWYVQIGRVKLYLMDTDHEHNNESDRALTARLYGGDQETRIQQEIFLGIGGSRVLDALGIKPTVYHMNEGHSAFLGLELIRKLVQEKNLPFNEAREVVTSSVVFTTHTPVPAGNDVFPLEMIDKYFSHYWPSLGISRHEFLDLGLKIGDHQNFNMTVLALNLSGQRNGVSELHGAVSRNIFKNVWPGIPEDEIPIGHITNGIHTLTWLSPTIKYLYDKYLDSDWYERLYDQSVWDKVDDIPAEELWKSHCVLKTKMIGYVREKLKEQRIANNESIEKIKEVDTLLDSNALTIGFARRFATYKRANLIFRDLARIQKILNDPERPVQIIFAGKAHPADAPAHEIIKHINDIAKQEGFYGKVVLVENYNMTLARNLVQGVDVWLNNPRRPLEASGTSGQKVCINGIINFSVLDGWWCEGYNGKNGWAIGDETFYDNEYHQDNADSESIYEILEKQIIPAFYERNEKGIPEKWVEIMKESIKSAASLFSTHRMVQDYTNMYYVPLMERVDRLTSNNFKLATDLSNWKKHISREWPQVDIIPDKQITQLNNKNFISGEAIPIYASVKLGNIEPSSVKVQICYGNVTNGNKIENPHIVDMQLEEKISDNTYSYSTNITLFEGGEYGYTFRVIPNHPDLINQFDLPLIRWAIQ, encoded by the coding sequence ATGTATCTATTTGGAAAAATTACTGTAACTGCTGTTATCCCCGAAGAACTATCTAAACTAAAAGACATTGCTTATAACTTGTGGTGGTCTTGGAATTCTGATGCCATAGACCTCTACAGGGAAATTGACCTTGCTCTTTGGGAAAAACTCGGGAAAAACCCAGTCAGGTTTCTCAAAGAGGTTAGTCAAAAAAAATTAGAAGCAAAAGTCAATGATCCGGATTTTATGAGTAGGTACAGAAAGGTAGTCGAAAAGTATGAAGCCTACATGAATGAAACCGATACATGGTTTAGCAGGAACTTTCCAGATAAAAAGGATCACATGGTTGCATACTTTTCTGCTGAATATGGTTTAAATGAAGTCCTTCCTGTTTACTCAGGCGGTCTGGGAGTTTTATCAGGAGACCACTGTAAGTCTGCCAGCGACCTGGGAATACCTTTTACTGCAATAGGACTTTTTTATAAACAAGGTTACTTTCACCAGCATATTAATGCAGACGGGTGGCAAGAGACAATATTTACCGACCTGAATACGTCTAATTTGCCTATAAGACCGGTTTTAGACCAGAATGGTAATAAGGTTACCATAGAGGTGGAACTTCCTGGACGTATAGTTTTTGCTAAAGTATGGTATGTGCAAATTGGTCGGGTGAAACTATACTTAATGGATACAGATCATGAACACAATAATGAAAGTGACAGAGCACTCACTGCAAGATTATATGGTGGAGACCAGGAAACCAGGATTCAGCAGGAAATTTTCCTTGGCATCGGAGGCTCCAGGGTTCTTGATGCCTTAGGAATCAAACCTACTGTTTACCACATGAATGAAGGTCATTCAGCTTTCTTAGGTCTTGAACTAATCAGAAAGCTTGTGCAGGAGAAAAATCTTCCATTTAATGAGGCCAGGGAAGTTGTAACATCATCAGTTGTATTCACCACTCATACACCTGTACCTGCCGGAAACGACGTCTTCCCATTGGAGATGATTGACAAATATTTCAGCCATTACTGGCCTTCTTTAGGAATAAGCAGACATGAGTTTTTAGACTTAGGATTGAAAATTGGGGATCATCAAAACTTTAATATGACTGTTTTAGCCCTAAATCTTTCAGGTCAAAGAAACGGGGTTAGTGAACTTCACGGGGCTGTATCCCGTAACATATTCAAAAATGTATGGCCGGGAATTCCTGAAGATGAAATTCCTATTGGTCACATTACCAATGGTATTCATACTCTTACCTGGCTGTCTCCCACAATTAAGTATTTATACGATAAATACTTAGACAGCGACTGGTATGAAAGACTTTATGATCAAAGTGTGTGGGATAAAGTTGATGATATTCCTGCAGAAGAATTGTGGAAATCCCATTGTGTACTGAAAACAAAAATGATTGGATATGTACGTGAAAAACTAAAGGAACAAAGAATAGCCAATAATGAATCCATAGAAAAAATCAAGGAAGTTGATACTCTCCTGGATTCTAATGCCCTGACCATCGGATTTGCCAGAAGGTTTGCAACTTATAAGAGGGCAAACTTAATATTCAGGGATTTGGCAAGGATTCAAAAAATACTTAATGACCCTGAAAGACCTGTTCAAATTATATTTGCCGGAAAAGCACACCCTGCTGATGCACCAGCACATGAGATAATCAAACATATTAATGACATTGCAAAACAAGAAGGCTTCTATGGAAAAGTTGTTTTAGTTGAAAACTATAATATGACACTTGCCCGCAATTTAGTACAGGGAGTTGATGTGTGGCTAAATAACCCGCGCAGACCTTTAGAAGCTAGTGGAACAAGTGGTCAGAAAGTTTGTATAAACGGAATTATTAATTTCAGCGTTTTAGACGGCTGGTGGTGTGAAGGATACAACGGTAAAAATGGTTGGGCTATTGGAGATGAAACCTTCTACGACAATGAATACCACCAGGATAATGCAGATAGTGAATCAATTTATGAGATACTTGAAAAACAAATAATTCCTGCCTTCTATGAGAGAAATGAAAAAGGTATACCTGAGAAATGGGTTGAAATTATGAAGGAATCGATAAAATCAGCTGCAAGTTTATTTAGCACTCATAGAATGGTTCAAGACTACACAAATATGTACTATGTTCCTTTAATGGAAAGAGTTGATAGACTGACTTCAAATAACTTTAAGCTTGCAACTGATTTATCCAACTGGAAAAAGCATATTTCAAGAGAATGGCCTCAGGTGGATATTATCCCTGATAAGCAAATAACCCAGCTAAACAACAAAAACTTTATATCAGGGGAAGCAATACCTATATACGCATCAGTTAAGCTTGGAAATATTGAACCATCAAGTGTTAAAGTTCAAATTTGCTATGGAAATGTAACCAACGGCAATAAAATAGAAAATCCACATATAGTTGATATGCAATTGGAAGAAAAAATATCCGACAATACTTACAGTTATAGTACAAATATAACCCTTTTTGAAGGCGGAGAATATGGTTATACCTTCAGGGTAATTCCAAATCACCCTGATTTAATAAATCAGTTTGATTTGCCTTTAATTAGATGGGCAATACAATAA
- a CDS encoding carbohydrate ABC transporter permease, protein MNTNLSSRSGSVIKRKKQGFKIDIGKILIYIGLFILAVACFLPFYIMIINATHSNASIARGLNLLPGSRAWANYLTMSKRVNIWRGFLNSILVSGIGTALLAYFGTMTSYALSKFKFPGNKMIFWIILCTMMIPPQLSVIGFYNIIMKLDWMNKLRALIIPMIANAQFVFFVKQYLDANLPKSILESARIDGASEIGIYNKIVLPLASPAIATMGMFAFIFQWNQLLIPQIVLRKESVKTVPILVANARGIYKSDVSAAYMAIALSVIPVMIVFVMFSKRIIGGVTAGAVKG, encoded by the coding sequence ATGAATACAAATTTATCTAGTCGTAGTGGTTCGGTTATTAAAAGGAAGAAACAAGGCTTTAAAATTGACATTGGGAAAATATTGATTTATATAGGTCTATTCATTTTGGCTGTTGCTTGTTTTTTACCATTTTATATAATGATTATTAATGCAACTCATAGTAATGCAAGTATTGCACGAGGTCTTAATCTATTACCGGGAAGCAGAGCATGGGCTAACTATTTAACTATGAGTAAGCGCGTTAATATATGGAGAGGATTTCTAAATAGTATATTAGTTTCAGGAATAGGTACAGCATTGTTAGCTTATTTTGGAACTATGACATCATATGCTTTATCTAAATTTAAATTTCCTGGAAATAAGATGATATTTTGGATTATACTGTGTACTATGATGATACCACCTCAGTTGTCTGTTATTGGTTTTTATAATATAATTATGAAATTAGACTGGATGAATAAATTAAGAGCATTAATTATACCTATGATAGCAAATGCTCAGTTTGTATTTTTTGTTAAACAGTATCTGGATGCAAACTTGCCTAAATCCATACTTGAATCGGCAAGAATAGACGGGGCGTCTGAAATCGGAATATATAATAAAATAGTATTGCCCTTGGCCAGTCCGGCAATTGCGACAATGGGAATGTTTGCTTTCATCTTCCAGTGGAATCAATTATTAATTCCTCAGATTGTTTTAAGAAAAGAATCTGTTAAAACTGTTCCTATTTTAGTTGCAAATGCAAGGGGAATATATAAGTCTGACGTTTCTGCTGCATATATGGCAATTGCCCTTTCGGTTATACCTGTAATGATTGTCTTTGTAATGTTCTCTAAACGTATAATAGGCGGAGTTACAGCAGGGGCAGTTAAAGGATAA
- a CDS encoding carbohydrate ABC transporter permease — protein MLKSIRKNDKYAHWGYIFVLPFCVVMAIFLLYPIFTTFYLSFTDWNGGKAGPNFVGFDNYVKLLKDITTGGLFLKSIGNTWIMWIMNVIPQFVIALALAVLLTNKDFKGKDVFRAIFYLPNLITMASVGALFVFLLQYPGGSINNLLVSVGILEKPFNFFQSVWASRIAISTILTWMWFGYTMIIFMAGIKAIPEEYYEAARVDGATKWKAFLNITLPLLKPIMLYQIVTSIIGGLSMYDLPEVLTQGQGGPLNSTMTMVMQVYRHAFGNDNYGYSAALAIGLFLHIFVVVFIAIKFVKPHQID, from the coding sequence TTGCTTAAAAGTATTAGGAAAAATGACAAATACGCCCATTGGGGATATATATTTGTATTACCTTTCTGTGTTGTAATGGCTATATTTTTGCTATATCCTATTTTTACTACATTTTATTTAAGCTTTACTGACTGGAATGGTGGAAAAGCAGGTCCAAACTTTGTAGGGTTTGATAATTATGTTAAGCTTTTAAAGGACATTACAACAGGGGGGCTTTTTCTAAAAAGTATTGGTAACACATGGATTATGTGGATAATGAATGTTATACCACAGTTTGTTATAGCATTGGCATTGGCTGTATTGTTAACAAATAAAGACTTTAAAGGGAAAGATGTTTTTAGAGCAATTTTTTATTTACCAAATCTTATAACAATGGCATCGGTAGGTGCATTATTTGTATTCCTTCTACAATACCCTGGAGGCTCAATTAACAACCTTTTAGTATCTGTGGGTATTTTAGAAAAACCCTTTAATTTCTTTCAGAGCGTTTGGGCATCCAGAATTGCAATTTCTACTATTTTGACTTGGATGTGGTTTGGTTATACAATGATTATTTTTATGGCAGGTATAAAAGCTATACCAGAAGAGTACTACGAAGCAGCAAGAGTGGATGGTGCAACTAAATGGAAAGCGTTTTTGAATATAACACTTCCTTTGCTTAAACCTATAATGTTGTATCAGATTGTTACATCTATTATTGGCGGACTTAGTATGTATGACTTGCCTGAAGTTTTAACACAAGGTCAAGGTGGTCCATTGAATTCAACTATGACTATGGTTATGCAGGTTTACAGACATGCATTTGGAAATGATAATTATGGATATTCAGCAGCACTTGCCATCGGATTGTTCTTACACATATTTGTCGTTGTTTTCATTGCAATTAAATTTGTAAAACCACACCAAATTGATTAA
- a CDS encoding ABC transporter substrate-binding protein, with the protein MNKQYIKKGVAVVLSVLMTASLLVGCKKDTDQPQPTDPAETQQNGGEETQGSGEEGKKELKGTLVFAHFNNDEASVLAKAFEDKYPGVTVEVQITDRANDAYVTAVTSDIRAGNPPDVFAAEAADVKRLVNYEGGYEDLSAAPYNAEELKSKLLPYTIEIGRSDDGKIRALSHQGTPAAIGYKRSLARKHLGTDDPAEIAEMFSSKEKILETAKKLGDAGVNIFPTWQELMRIYLGAREKPWVVDGKLTIDDKIYEMIDLVKELRDNGYEGEMNAWDTQWYAAIEDEENFAWAIPTWGLRWIIIAGMEGEEDNPMATAGEWGLAHAPTPYYWGGTWYGIAQDSENKELAWEFIKFLTLDEEQCEAHARKTGDFTSNLAVIEKLSKDESFVHELIGQNPYEFYLPLLDKINPNLMTRYDGTIEDAFQEAMKSYLAGTLTKDEMLQQFKDKVRSDIHDIEVD; encoded by the coding sequence ATGAACAAACAGTATATTAAAAAAGGTGTAGCGGTTGTACTTAGTGTACTTATGACGGCTTCACTTTTGGTTGGTTGTAAAAAAGATACTGATCAACCACAGCCAACAGATCCAGCTGAAACACAACAAAATGGCGGCGAAGAAACTCAAGGCAGCGGTGAAGAAGGGAAGAAAGAATTAAAAGGCACACTTGTATTTGCGCATTTCAATAACGACGAAGCTAGTGTACTTGCAAAAGCATTTGAAGACAAATACCCAGGTGTTACAGTTGAAGTACAGATTACAGACAGAGCTAATGATGCTTATGTTACAGCAGTTACTTCAGACATAAGAGCAGGAAATCCACCTGATGTATTTGCAGCAGAAGCAGCTGACGTTAAAAGACTTGTTAACTATGAGGGCGGGTACGAAGATCTATCAGCAGCTCCTTATAACGCAGAAGAATTAAAATCAAAATTACTTCCTTATACCATTGAAATTGGAAGAAGTGATGACGGTAAGATAAGAGCGTTATCACACCAGGGAACACCTGCAGCTATAGGATACAAGAGAAGTCTTGCAAGAAAACATTTAGGAACAGACGATCCTGCTGAAATAGCAGAAATGTTCTCAAGCAAAGAAAAAATTCTTGAAACGGCTAAAAAATTAGGGGATGCAGGAGTAAATATCTTCCCAACTTGGCAAGAATTAATGAGAATTTATCTAGGTGCACGTGAAAAACCTTGGGTTGTAGATGGTAAACTTACAATTGATGATAAAATATATGAAATGATAGACCTTGTTAAAGAATTGAGAGACAATGGCTATGAAGGAGAAATGAATGCTTGGGATACACAGTGGTATGCGGCAATCGAAGACGAAGAAAACTTTGCATGGGCAATTCCTACTTGGGGATTAAGATGGATAATTATTGCCGGAATGGAAGGCGAAGAAGATAACCCAATGGCAACTGCTGGAGAATGGGGTCTTGCACATGCTCCTACACCATACTACTGGGGTGGAACATGGTATGGTATAGCTCAAGACAGTGAAAATAAAGAACTTGCTTGGGAGTTCATTAAGTTCTTAACACTTGACGAAGAACAGTGTGAAGCACATGCAAGGAAAACCGGAGACTTTACAAGTAACTTAGCAGTAATAGAAAAGCTTTCAAAGGATGAAAGTTTCGTACATGAATTAATCGGTCAGAACCCATATGAATTCTACCTACCATTATTAGATAAAATTAATCCTAATCTTATGACCAGATACGACGGAACAATCGAAGACGCTTTCCAAGAAGCAATGAAATCATACTTAGCAGGCACATTGACTAAAGATGAAATGCTTCAGCAATTTAAAGACAAAGTAAGAAGTGACATTCATGATATAGAAGTTGACTAA